Proteins encoded within one genomic window of Caldilineales bacterium:
- a CDS encoding GAF domain-containing protein gives MPTARSLFLLHKLILLLTFAGGLWLMGLRNWTTAAWVAGGWAVLTAGLWLGLRARPRPAATGVFALDLALILYLLTASGGLASPYWPLLLLQVILPAFYLPWSLPIWLGAFAAGPLYVVALWVNAGNLAFLTDALFIARYIMLFLATLAGAVAADHLRQADQRLRSLEQTLATREVDLDAQAKRMQRTAADLGARVLQLRSIQELARALAATLDLPATLQVLVDRLALLSAARYAAIALIDNDGDVLRGAAVSGAEDSSSFHSFELDLSRRPADLRLLASGVILAATPTPTGEHLGFDQLRQRWRLEHFLCLPLLWRGRPLGALYLADTSPDLDSEPQRQLLDSFSYFAAAAIENARLYQAVADKSRELEAILAGIGDGVVVVDSDLHLVLMNPVAAHIFGLEVPPPAGLPVQRFIADDDFVALLEAVKNPPFLTQTRDLERKRPAGANEMAIYQALAAPLVVGDDLQGIATVLRDVTTQKELERMKSNFLSVVSHELKTPLHSVKGFVDIILMGKTGPVTEIQRDFLETVKQQTDHLQRMIDDLLEFSRLESGRVTLRLQAVDVSVVIEAAIDKLTPLADSSEVTLVNQAPETLAPLSADPWRLEQVVTNLVDNAIKFTPPGGVVTISAVENDDFVQVNVADTGIGIPPGEGERIFDRFYQIDSGANRLYKGTGLGLTICRHIVEHHGGRIWVRSEYGKGATFSFTLSRRLQSSEVGSLDFTTLPPAHRD, from the coding sequence ATGCCCACCGCGCGCTCGCTCTTCCTCCTCCACAAGCTCATCTTGCTGCTCACCTTTGCGGGCGGCCTGTGGCTGATGGGCTTGCGCAATTGGACGACGGCGGCGTGGGTGGCGGGTGGTTGGGCGGTGTTGACCGCCGGCCTGTGGTTGGGATTGCGAGCGCGCCCGCGGCCAGCCGCGACCGGCGTCTTTGCCCTCGACCTGGCTTTGATCCTCTATCTGCTCACTGCCAGCGGCGGCCTTGCCTCACCCTACTGGCCCCTCCTCCTGCTTCAGGTCATCCTGCCGGCCTTCTATCTGCCGTGGTCGCTTCCCATCTGGCTGGGCGCGTTTGCGGCCGGGCCGCTCTACGTCGTCGCCCTCTGGGTGAATGCGGGCAACCTGGCCTTTCTGACCGACGCCCTTTTCATCGCCCGCTATATCATGCTCTTCCTGGCCACCCTCGCCGGCGCGGTGGCCGCCGACCATCTGCGCCAGGCCGACCAACGGCTGCGCAGCCTGGAACAAACGCTGGCCACCCGCGAAGTCGACCTGGACGCACAGGCCAAACGTATGCAGCGCACCGCCGCCGATCTTGGCGCCCGCGTCCTGCAACTGCGCTCGATCCAGGAACTTGCCCGCGCCCTGGCCGCCACCCTCGACCTGCCCGCCACCCTCCAGGTGCTTGTCGACCGGCTGGCCCTCCTCTCTGCGGCCCGCTATGCCGCCATTGCCCTCATCGACAACGACGGCGATGTCCTGCGCGGGGCGGCCGTTTCGGGTGCTGAAGATTCCAGTTCCTTTCACTCGTTCGAGCTCGATCTCTCCCGTCGCCCTGCCGACCTCCGGCTCCTGGCCTCGGGCGTAATCCTGGCTGCCACCCCCACCCCAACCGGGGAACACCTGGGTTTCGACCAACTCCGCCAACGATGGCGCCTGGAGCACTTCCTCTGCCTCCCTCTCCTCTGGCGCGGGCGACCGCTTGGCGCCCTCTATCTGGCCGACACCAGCCCCGACCTGGACAGCGAGCCACAGCGCCAGCTGCTCGATTCTTTCTCCTACTTTGCCGCCGCCGCCATCGAAAACGCCCGCCTCTATCAGGCTGTGGCCGATAAAAGTCGCGAGCTGGAAGCCATCCTGGCCGGGATCGGCGATGGCGTGGTGGTGGTGGACAGCGACCTCCACCTGGTGTTGATGAACCCCGTCGCCGCCCATATCTTCGGCCTGGAGGTCCCACCGCCCGCCGGCCTGCCCGTGCAACGGTTCATCGCCGACGATGACTTCGTCGCCCTTCTGGAGGCTGTCAAAAACCCGCCTTTCTTGACCCAGACCCGAGACCTCGAACGCAAACGCCCCGCCGGCGCCAACGAGATGGCCATCTACCAGGCCCTGGCGGCGCCGCTGGTGGTCGGCGACGACCTGCAAGGCATCGCCACCGTGCTGCGCGACGTCACCACCCAGAAAGAACTGGAGCGGATGAAATCCAACTTCCTCTCGGTGGTCTCGCACGAACTGAAGACGCCGTTGCACTCGGTCAAGGGCTTTGTCGACATCATCCTCATGGGCAAAACCGGCCCCGTCACCGAGATCCAGCGCGACTTCCTGGAGACGGTGAAGCAGCAAACCGACCATCTCCAACGCATGATCGACGACCTGCTGGAATTCTCGCGACTGGAGTCAGGCCGCGTGACCTTGCGTCTGCAGGCGGTCGATGTCTCGGTTGTGATCGAAGCAGCCATTGACAAGCTGACCCCGCTGGCCGATTCGTCCGAAGTGACCCTGGTCAACCAGGCGCCCGAAACCCTGGCCCCCCTCTCGGCCGACCCCTGGCGGCTGGAACAGGTCGTGACCAATCTGGTCGACAACGCCATCAAATTCACCCCGCCAGGGGGCGTTGTCACTATCAGCGCCGTCGAAAACGATGATTTCGTGCAAGTCAACGTCGCCGACACCGGCATCGGCATCCCTCCCGGCGAGGGCGAACGCATCTTCGACCGTTTCTACCAAATCGATAGCGGCGCCAACCGGCTTTATAAAGGCACTGGCCTGGGTCTCACCATCTGCCGCCACATTGTCGAACACCACGGCGGGCGCATCTGGGTGAGGAGTGAGTACGGCAAGGGCGCCACCTTCAGCTTCACACTCTCGCGTCGTCTCCAGTCTTCGGAAGTGGGTTCTCTGGATTTCACGACCCTGCCGCCGGCGCACCGCGACTGA
- a CDS encoding HEAT repeat domain-containing protein, protein MTRKLTDLLFAIGDSQTKLSRKSLAPLSDLNNQELSQFQEAWARFSPARRLELLNALVDLAEEQIEYDYRTILRWTLHDADARIRVRSIQGLWEDERPRLIPAFQNLLLHDAVPEVRAAAATALGRFVYWGEVGAVESPLLADAAQALWDSYYNEREHLPVRQRALEALAASSEASVTRAIENAIFSDEPELQLSALAAMGRNADPRWIAYLLPELAEDDPALRLEAVRSLGELEARAAVRPIIQMIAQETNAQVRLAALAALGQIGGEEARRALKAASEWDDEATVAAAEEALTEIMASDGNTYDLINQILGYDESEDGPDADYYDDSLDEELRDLLDEGER, encoded by the coding sequence ATGACCCGCAAACTCACCGACCTTCTCTTTGCCATCGGCGACAGCCAGACTAAACTGAGCCGCAAATCGTTGGCGCCTCTTTCCGACCTCAACAATCAGGAATTGAGCCAGTTCCAGGAAGCCTGGGCGCGCTTCAGCCCGGCGCGGCGGCTGGAATTGTTGAACGCCCTCGTCGATCTGGCCGAGGAGCAGATCGAATACGACTATCGCACCATCCTGCGCTGGACGCTGCACGATGCCGACGCCCGCATCCGCGTCCGCTCGATCCAGGGCCTGTGGGAAGACGAGCGTCCCCGCCTCATCCCCGCCTTCCAGAACCTGCTCTTGCACGACGCCGTGCCCGAAGTACGCGCGGCCGCAGCCACGGCCCTGGGGCGATTCGTCTACTGGGGCGAGGTGGGGGCGGTCGAATCACCCCTGCTGGCCGACGCCGCCCAGGCACTGTGGGATAGCTACTACAACGAACGCGAGCACCTGCCCGTCCGCCAGCGCGCCCTCGAGGCCCTGGCCGCATCGAGCGAAGCCAGCGTCACCCGCGCCATCGAGAACGCCATCTTCAGCGACGAACCTGAACTGCAGCTCAGCGCCCTGGCCGCGATGGGCCGCAACGCCGACCCGCGCTGGATCGCCTACCTGCTGCCCGAGCTGGCGGAGGACGACCCTGCCCTCCGTCTCGAGGCCGTGCGTTCGCTGGGCGAACTCGAAGCCCGCGCGGCGGTGCGCCCGATCATCCAGATGATCGCCCAGGAGACCAACGCCCAGGTGCGGCTGGCGGCGCTGGCGGCGTTAGGGCAAATCGGCGGCGAGGAGGCTCGCCGCGCCCTGAAAGCCGCGTCCGAATGGGATGACGAAGCCACCGTCGCCGCAGCCGAAGAGGCTCTGACCGAGATCATGGCCAGCGACGGCAACACTTACGACCTCATCAACCAGATCCTCGGCTACGACGAGAGCGAAGACGGGCCAGACGCCGACTATTACGACGACAGCCTTGACGAAGAACTGCGCGACCTGCTGGACGAAGGAGAACGCTAA
- a CDS encoding 6-carboxytetrahydropterin synthase produces MYTLSLQRDFIAQHYLIGGDWGAENQPHSHHYKIEVMIEGEELDSHGYLIDSVDFQAQLNDLVTAYADKTLNDLPGFEGLNPSLERFCRQLCEEMDEKLYAPAITAISVKLWENPTTWAAYDLER; encoded by the coding sequence ATGTACACCCTCTCCCTCCAGCGCGACTTCATCGCCCAACACTACCTCATCGGCGGCGATTGGGGCGCCGAGAACCAACCGCACTCGCACCACTACAAGATCGAAGTCATGATCGAAGGCGAGGAACTCGACAGTCACGGCTACCTGATCGATAGCGTCGATTTCCAGGCCCAACTCAACGACCTGGTGACCGCCTACGCCGACAAAACCCTCAACGACCTGCCCGGCTTCGAGGGCCTGAACCCCAGCCTGGAACGCTTCTGCCGCCAACTCTGCGAAGAGATGGACGAGAAGCTGTACGCGCCCGCCATCACCGCCATCAGCGTCAAGCTGTGGGAAAACCCGACAACCTGGGCGGCGTATGATCTGGAACGATAG
- a CDS encoding acylphosphatase, with protein sequence MLRLHAIINGRVQGVGFRAFVLRHAAALELTGTVRNLYFPRRQVEVIAEGPETALRQLLDLLGAGPSMAGVANISANWEPASGEFPDFSII encoded by the coding sequence ATGCTCCGTCTTCACGCCATCATCAACGGTCGCGTCCAGGGCGTTGGCTTTCGGGCCTTCGTGCTGCGGCACGCCGCCGCCCTGGAACTGACGGGGACCGTGCGCAACCTTTACTTTCCCCGCCGGCAGGTCGAGGTCATCGCCGAAGGCCCCGAAACCGCCCTTCGGCAACTGCTCGACCTGCTCGGCGCCGGCCCGTCGATGGCCGGCGTCGCCAATATCAGCGCCAACTGGGAGCCTGCCAGTGGTGAATTCCCCGACTTCAGCATCATCTGA
- a CDS encoding AEC family transporter has protein sequence MGDAGGPGSLAHILLQVLGPIAALTGVGFVLQSRLHLDVRSLSRVVFYVLTPCLIYDSIVHLTIDAATIGRTLSFAGLYMLLMGLIALIVARRSGYNGGLASAFIVAAILINDGNYGLPLNLFAFGEAGFAYAVVMFIFNNLVGNVISIFLLAHGNHGAAVALRRTLTAPVVWAMAAGFLSRATGLAPTGSFADMIQMAGRAAIPVFLLILGMTLAQARTHSQRGAITRLTALRMAGGPALAIALTGVMGLTGLNHAVAIMQSSMPTAVNSIVLSNEFESAPDFVAGAVFLTTLVSVVTLPALLLWLK, from the coding sequence GTGGGCGACGCCGGCGGGCCGGGTTCCCTGGCCCACATTCTCTTGCAGGTGCTAGGGCCGATTGCCGCCCTGACCGGGGTGGGCTTTGTCCTCCAAAGCCGTCTCCACCTCGATGTCCGCTCGCTCAGTCGCGTCGTCTTCTACGTCCTCACCCCTTGTCTGATCTACGATTCCATCGTCCATCTCACCATCGACGCCGCCACCATCGGCCGCACCCTGAGCTTTGCCGGGCTGTACATGCTGCTGATGGGCCTGATCGCCTTGATCGTGGCCCGGCGCTCCGGCTACAACGGCGGTCTGGCCAGCGCCTTCATCGTCGCCGCCATCCTGATAAACGATGGCAACTACGGCCTGCCGCTCAACCTCTTTGCCTTTGGCGAGGCCGGTTTCGCGTACGCCGTCGTCATGTTCATCTTCAACAACCTCGTTGGCAACGTCATCAGCATCTTCTTGCTGGCGCATGGCAATCATGGCGCCGCCGTAGCCCTGCGCCGCACCCTCACGGCCCCGGTCGTGTGGGCGATGGCGGCCGGCTTTCTCAGCCGGGCCACCGGGCTGGCCCCCACTGGCTCGTTCGCCGACATGATCCAGATGGCCGGCCGCGCCGCCATCCCCGTCTTCCTCCTCATCCTGGGCATGACCCTGGCCCAAGCCCGCACCCACAGCCAACGGGGCGCCATCACTCGCCTCACGGCCCTGCGGATGGCAGGCGGTCCGGCCCTGGCCATCGCCTTGACCGGGGTCATGGGGCTGACCGGCCTCAACCATGCGGTGGCAATCATGCAGTCCTCTATGCCCACTGCCGTCAACTCGATCGTCCTCAGCAATGAATTCGAGTCCGCCCCTGATTTCGTCGCCGGGGCTGTCTTCCTCACCACCCTCGTCAGCGTCGTCACCCTCCCGGCCTTGCTCTTGTGGTTGAAATAG
- a CDS encoding tetratricopeptide repeat protein, with protein MTSDTITHLLNEGARLLHSQRPAEALEPLRRAQTLAPDDPDVAINLGGALIMTTQWRQAVRVLEAAVAKHPDNSRLWLNLAAAYLGRLETASLAAQDKAIAAYQRALALDPVAHSAHYNIALIYAERGDLNSALTWFTAALQSNPNDRDAALWLRRLEAVKR; from the coding sequence ATGACTTCTGACACGATCACCCACCTGCTCAACGAAGGCGCCCGCCTGCTCCATTCCCAGCGCCCGGCCGAGGCCCTGGAACCCCTCCGCCGCGCCCAGACCCTGGCCCCTGACGACCCCGATGTGGCCATCAACCTGGGCGGCGCCTTGATCATGACCACCCAATGGCGGCAGGCAGTCCGAGTTCTGGAAGCCGCCGTCGCCAAACACCCCGACAACTCCCGCCTCTGGCTCAACCTGGCCGCGGCCTACCTGGGCCGACTTGAGACAGCCTCGTTGGCCGCCCAGGACAAAGCCATCGCCGCCTATCAGCGCGCCCTGGCCCTCGACCCCGTTGCCCACAGTGCTCACTACAACATCGCCCTCATCTACGCCGAGCGCGGCGACCTGAACTCGGCCCTGACCTGGTTCACCGCTGCCCTGCAGTCCAACCCAAACGACCGCGACGCCGCCCTCTGGTTGCGCCGGCTTGAAGCGGTGAAGAGGTGA
- a CDS encoding type II toxin-antitoxin system VapC family toxin has product MRLLLDTHVFLWAFAHPERLHENIRSTLRSSDNVLYLSTASVWEMQIKTQIGKLDLGMPVEAFVASQRSLATIRSLPIVERHVWALQSLPAYHKDPFDRLLIAQAKVEQCLLVTVDPVFQHYPVKLLRLDEE; this is encoded by the coding sequence ATGAGACTGCTACTGGATACTCACGTTTTTCTCTGGGCTTTTGCGCATCCTGAGAGGCTGCACGAGAATATTCGTTCGACTCTCCGCTCCTCAGACAACGTCTTGTACCTGAGCACGGCCAGCGTCTGGGAAATGCAGATTAAGACACAAATCGGTAAGCTCGACCTTGGGATGCCGGTCGAAGCATTTGTAGCCTCGCAACGTAGCCTGGCGACTATACGGTCTCTGCCAATTGTCGAACGACATGTGTGGGCGCTACAGAGTCTCCCTGCCTATCATAAGGATCCTTTCGATCGGCTTCTTATCGCACAGGCCAAGGTGGAACAGTGCTTGCTCGTTACAGTGGATCCAGTTTTTCAACACTATCCGGTGAAGTTGCTCAGGCTGGATGAGGAATAG
- a CDS encoding GNAT family N-acetyltransferase, which yields MTITIRRAEPSDAEAYQKIFVGAKVVWGTLQLPYPSVEMWRQRLSEPAEGAYKLAACADEEVVGQLTLYTFPNRPRRRHIGQIGMAVRDDWQGRGVGAALMQAAVDMADNWLNLVRLELEVYVDNEPALRLYQKFGFAIEGRHIGAAFRAGEFVDVFSMARLKGD from the coding sequence ATGACGATCACCATCCGGCGAGCCGAACCCAGCGACGCTGAGGCCTATCAGAAGATCTTCGTTGGCGCCAAAGTCGTTTGGGGCACGCTGCAACTGCCCTACCCATCCGTCGAGATGTGGCGCCAGCGCCTGTCCGAGCCGGCGGAGGGAGCCTACAAACTGGCGGCCTGCGCCGATGAGGAGGTGGTGGGCCAACTCACCCTTTACACCTTCCCCAACCGGCCACGGCGACGGCATATCGGGCAGATCGGCATGGCCGTGCGCGACGATTGGCAGGGTCGCGGGGTGGGCGCGGCGCTGATGCAGGCGGCGGTGGACATGGCCGACAACTGGCTCAACCTCGTGCGGCTGGAATTGGAGGTGTATGTGGATAACGAGCCGGCGCTGCGGCTGTACCAGAAATTCGGCTTTGCGATCGAAGGCAGGCACATCGGCGCCGCCTTCCGCGCTGGCGAATTCGTGGATGTGTTCTCGATGGCCCGCTTGAAAGGCGACTGA
- a CDS encoding tetratricopeptide repeat protein, protein MAQYQRRQWRQALAVFTRLQAIQPQRQGVADLIDEINWFLQLEEAAAKPNQTAVVEHPTTSRWRWLPWLISLLILVVAAIIVYLAAGDRLLGLPASGPDPELVGLYNEGQSQLAIGNYEGAIRAFERILVLDPGDIGAQAGLNQARRLRDLAANYAAAQQAIENNDWATARAQLESIIAVYPTYEDTESLLAFVQRQQQLETLFRQATDAYNASQWTEAIRLFETIRDQDATYRSDAVQESLFVSYLEEGATLIEQRGNDLEAVRQAIQRFNAALVIHPDNQRAAEGRRLANLYEAGMRAAQRQDWADVRDSLAPVYRVNPGYGGQITCLLYQAYTALARAAMRAGSYQTALEHAQAALALDPPCSEDGEARTIEQAVLLALATATPTSTATATPTSTPLPTATPTPTPLPTATPTPTPLPPPTSTPEPPTPTPEPPTATPTPEPPSPTPTPYR, encoded by the coding sequence ATGGCTCAGTATCAACGCCGCCAGTGGCGACAGGCCCTGGCGGTTTTTACGCGCCTGCAGGCCATCCAACCTCAGCGCCAGGGTGTGGCCGACCTGATCGACGAGATCAATTGGTTTCTGCAACTCGAAGAGGCGGCAGCGAAACCGAACCAGACTGCTGTTGTCGAGCATCCAACGACGAGCAGGTGGCGGTGGTTGCCCTGGCTGATCAGCCTGCTCATCCTCGTCGTGGCCGCCATCATCGTCTACCTGGCAGCCGGCGACCGCCTATTGGGCCTTCCGGCCAGCGGTCCCGATCCCGAATTGGTGGGGCTTTATAACGAAGGGCAGTCACAGCTGGCCATAGGCAACTACGAGGGCGCCATTCGCGCCTTCGAGCGTATCCTTGTCCTCGACCCTGGCGACATCGGCGCCCAGGCAGGTCTCAATCAGGCGCGCCGGCTGCGCGACCTGGCGGCGAACTACGCCGCCGCTCAGCAGGCCATCGAAAACAACGATTGGGCCACGGCCCGCGCCCAGTTGGAGTCGATCATCGCCGTTTACCCCACCTACGAAGACACCGAATCCTTGCTGGCCTTTGTGCAGCGGCAGCAGCAACTGGAAACCCTTTTCCGGCAAGCCACCGATGCCTACAACGCCAGCCAATGGACCGAGGCCATCCGCCTGTTCGAGACGATCCGCGACCAGGACGCCACCTACCGCAGCGACGCCGTCCAGGAATCGCTGTTCGTCAGCTATCTCGAAGAAGGCGCGACCCTCATCGAACAGCGCGGCAACGACCTCGAGGCCGTTCGCCAGGCCATCCAGCGTTTCAATGCCGCCCTTGTCATCCACCCTGACAACCAGCGCGCTGCCGAGGGTCGGCGACTGGCCAACCTGTATGAAGCCGGGATGCGGGCCGCGCAACGGCAGGATTGGGCGGACGTGCGCGACAGCCTGGCGCCGGTCTATCGTGTCAACCCAGGCTACGGCGGACAGATCACCTGCTTGCTTTACCAGGCCTACACCGCCCTGGCCAGGGCCGCTATGCGGGCGGGCAGCTACCAGACTGCCCTTGAGCACGCCCAGGCCGCCCTCGCCCTCGATCCACCTTGTAGCGAGGACGGCGAAGCGCGCACCATCGAACAGGCCGTCTTATTGGCGCTGGCCACGGCCACCCCCACCAGCACCGCCACGGCCACCCCCACCTCCACCCCCCTGCCCACGGCCACCCCCACCCCCACCCCCCTGCCCACGGCCACCCCCACCCCCACCCCCTTGCCGCCGCCCACCTCCACGCCCGAACCGCCCACCCCCACCCCTGAACCACCCACCGCCACCCCCACGCCCGAACCACCTTCCCCCACCCCGACGCCGTATCGTTGA
- a CDS encoding LysM peptidoglycan-binding domain-containing protein, which translates to MPYTCRRCRLEVPQGLDVCPNCGAAAQRPDAVIRCRHCHRRVRSHLAVCPHCGRSVQPWRPDLPLAAVALFILAVLWLGLGNGDGLLERTRSRLVALLPPPVTPAPLIVVLDTPTPEDIGSIPDADLVEQPEVIEIAPLEPITDVEGLESLQPLTLTGAITVTEPLTGAQTITATAVITPALAIETPTPTAPPPSATPSPSATASSTTAPSRTPTPLPTARTSPTPSATLLARATATASPTTRATASPTTRATASPTSRPTQTPTSPPPATATPTATTAPTSADTYTVRVGDTLLSIAQTVGRSVAALTAFNNITDPRTLRVGQVLRIPPADYVPPTAPTPTPAPTRTRTPTPPPAATPTPAIALAAPVLVGPGDNAGFKGADAIIELAWQNTGGLPEGVVNMLHIGVLAGPDTVEWRFVEPQGQATSFRVPTWLFGQAPQEYGRTYIWFVQAASGEAPVSPPSQQRRFLWD; encoded by the coding sequence GGTGCCGCAAGGTCTCGACGTTTGCCCGAACTGCGGCGCCGCCGCCCAACGGCCCGACGCCGTCATCCGCTGCCGTCATTGTCATCGCCGCGTCCGCTCGCACCTGGCGGTCTGCCCCCATTGCGGCCGCTCCGTCCAGCCCTGGCGCCCCGATCTGCCCCTGGCGGCAGTTGCCCTCTTCATCCTGGCCGTGCTGTGGCTTGGCCTCGGCAATGGCGATGGCCTCCTTGAGCGCACGCGCTCCCGACTGGTCGCCCTCCTGCCGCCGCCCGTCACCCCTGCCCCCCTCATCGTCGTCCTCGACACCCCCACCCCCGAAGACATTGGCAGCATCCCCGACGCCGATCTGGTCGAACAGCCGGAAGTGATCGAGATCGCCCCGCTGGAACCGATCACCGATGTCGAGGGACTGGAATCGCTGCAGCCACTGACCCTCACCGGCGCGATCACCGTCACCGAACCGCTGACCGGCGCCCAAACGATCACCGCCACGGCGGTTATCACGCCCGCGCTTGCCATCGAGACGCCCACCCCGACCGCGCCGCCCCCCTCGGCCACACCTTCGCCTTCGGCCACCGCCTCGTCTACGACAGCGCCAAGCCGCACCCCCACCCCGCTACCCACCGCCCGCACAAGCCCCACCCCTTCGGCGACGCTCCTGGCGAGGGCCACGGCCACGGCCAGCCCCACGACCAGGGCCACGGCCAGCCCCACGACCAGGGCCACGGCTTCGCCCACCTCCCGCCCCACCCAAACCCCCACCAGTCCACCGCCCGCCACGGCCACGCCGACGGCGACGACCGCCCCCACCTCCGCCGACACCTACACCGTGCGCGTCGGCGACACCCTGCTCAGCATTGCCCAAACCGTCGGGCGGTCGGTCGCGGCCCTGACTGCCTTCAACAACATCACCGACCCGCGCACCTTGCGCGTGGGTCAGGTGCTGCGGATCCCGCCGGCCGACTACGTCCCACCCACGGCGCCGACGCCGACGCCCGCACCCACCCGCACCCGCACCCCCACGCCGCCGCCTGCCGCCACCCCCACGCCTGCCATCGCCCTCGCCGCCCCCGTCCTCGTCGGGCCGGGCGACAATGCCGGCTTCAAGGGCGCCGATGCCATCATCGAACTGGCCTGGCAGAACACGGGCGGCCTGCCCGAAGGCGTGGTCAACATGCTCCACATCGGCGTCCTCGCCGGCCCCGATACGGTCGAGTGGCGCTTCGTCGAGCCGCAGGGGCAGGCCACCAGCTTCAGAGTCCCCACCTGGCTCTTCGGCCAGGCCCCGCAAGAATACGGACGCACCTACATCTGGTTTGTCCAGGCCGCCAGCGGCGAGGCGCCCGTCTCGCCGCCCAGCCAGCAACGCCGCTTCTTGTGGGACTAA
- a CDS encoding oligosaccharide flippase family protein: MKTASIVSTLRRGLPILRQRVAVRGTFSRHVGSTFLVQILTLVISLLNTAIIARRLGPAGKGTIALALLVPAMLALFFGLGVSASNVFFAGSRRLSVAELAGHSLSFALLGTVGAGITAWVLAANGWLGQLLPGVPVWLVALAMLSLPAALLNGFFGAILQGLQQIITANAVALGQGASGLLLTVLLVVGLGWGVEGAVLAAVGATLVGLVVLVVLVQREGGRLRPRWQRQTVRAILNFGLRGYVGNVLQFFNYRLDAFIVNAFLGAAPVGIYGAAVSLAELLWYLPNAVGFAIFPKSAASTAAEMNRFTPRVFRLTLALTAAGAVALALTGGLLVRLVFGPAFAAAQAPLLVLLPGVVLLGGSKVLTNEMAGRGYVHYNSLNAGLALALTISLDLLLIPRLGVTGAALASTLAYAATFAAALVFYRAVSRGAPAAGS, from the coding sequence ATGAAGACGGCGTCGATCGTAAGCACACTGCGGCGCGGCCTGCCCATCTTGCGCCAGCGGGTCGCCGTGCGTGGGACTTTCAGCCGTCATGTCGGCAGCACGTTCCTGGTGCAAATTCTGACCCTGGTCATTTCTTTGCTCAACACCGCCATCATCGCCCGCCGTTTGGGGCCGGCGGGCAAGGGGACGATCGCGTTGGCCTTGTTGGTTCCGGCGATGCTGGCGCTGTTTTTCGGGCTGGGCGTGAGTGCGTCCAATGTCTTCTTCGCCGGCTCGCGGCGGTTGAGCGTGGCCGAACTGGCGGGGCACTCGCTGAGCTTCGCCCTTCTCGGCACGGTGGGGGCCGGGATCACGGCCTGGGTGCTGGCAGCCAACGGCTGGCTGGGCCAGTTACTGCCGGGGGTCCCGGTTTGGCTGGTGGCCCTGGCCATGCTGAGTCTGCCGGCGGCGCTGCTCAATGGTTTTTTCGGCGCCATCCTGCAGGGCTTGCAGCAGATCATCACCGCCAACGCCGTGGCGTTGGGGCAAGGTGCGTCGGGGCTGTTGCTGACGGTGCTCTTGGTGGTGGGGCTTGGCTGGGGTGTGGAAGGCGCGGTGCTGGCGGCGGTGGGGGCGACGCTGGTGGGTCTGGTTGTCCTGGTGGTGCTGGTGCAACGGGAGGGGGGACGGCTGCGGCCACGCTGGCAGCGACAGACGGTCAGGGCCATCCTGAACTTCGGACTGCGCGGCTATGTGGGCAATGTCCTGCAATTCTTCAACTACCGGCTCGACGCCTTCATCGTCAATGCTTTTTTGGGCGCGGCCCCGGTCGGCATCTACGGGGCGGCCGTCTCGCTGGCCGAACTGCTCTGGTATCTGCCCAACGCCGTCGGTTTCGCCATTTTCCCCAAATCGGCTGCGTCCACGGCTGCCGAGATGAACCGTTTCACCCCGCGCGTCTTTCGGCTGACCCTGGCGCTGACTGCGGCCGGGGCGGTGGCGCTGGCGCTGACCGGCGGGTTGCTCGTCCGGCTGGTCTTTGGGCCGGCCTTTGCCGCCGCCCAGGCGCCGTTGTTGGTGCTGCTGCCGGGCGTGGTGTTGTTGGGCGGGAGCAAGGTCCTGACCAACGAGATGGCCGGGCGGGGCTACGTCCACTACAATTCGCTGAACGCCGGCCTGGCCCTGGCCCTGACTATCAGCCTCGACCTGTTGCTCATCCCCCGCCTGGGTGTAACCGGCGCCGCCCTGGCCTCGACGCTGGCCTACGCCGCCACCTTCGCCGCCGCCCTCGTCTTCTATCGCGCGGTCAGTCGCGGTGCGCCGGCGGCAGGGTCGTGA